The proteins below are encoded in one region of Triticum aestivum cultivar Chinese Spring chromosome 1B, IWGSC CS RefSeq v2.1, whole genome shotgun sequence:
- the LOC123080920 gene encoding uncharacterized protein: MAMNEHFNRTDLIGTHITNHTRTWKRKYKQIVHLKSLSGALWDEENFMIVLDHEHYTNHIKDHKEDEPFLNKPIKHYEEMLVIVGASMATGQYAKGSSDPLGTDVIDLEEPKANKAAAPHDEVSQSPTCGESAAPKLKKAKTNPSAEDRMHATIMASSERLAVAIEKLISSANPAIDGLWDEMKELPGFDLDSLAHYYAYLVDNPRVATAFKVLGDVQRKVWVSRYVKSTFPEAEA, encoded by the exons ATGGCTATGAATGAACATTTTAACCGCACCGACTTAATTGGAACCCACATCACAAATCATACAAGGACATGGAAGAGGAAGTATAAACAGATAGTGCACCTCAAATCATTGAGTGGTGCACTTTGGGATGAAGAGAACTTTATGATTGTTCTTGATCATGAGCATTACACAAACCACATTAAG GACCACAAAGAAGATGAACCCTTCCTTAACAAGCCTATTAAACATTATGAAGAGATGCTGGTTATCGTTGGAGCTAGCATGGCTACAGGGCAATATGCAAAAGGCTCAAGTGACCCTTTAGGTACAGATGTGATTGATCTTGAAGAACCGAAAGCCAACAAAGCTGCTGCCCCTCATGACGAGGTTTCCCAATCACCCACTTGTGGCGAGTCAGCTGCTCCCAAGTTGAAGAAAGCCAAAACCAATCCTTCTGCAGAAGACAGGATGCATGCAACCATAATGGCTTCAAGTGAAAGGCTTGCTGTTGCCATAGAGAAACTTATTAGCAGCGCCAACCCTGCCATTGATGGTCTTTGGGATGAGATGAAAGAACTCCCTGGTTTTGATTTGGATTCCCTTGCACATTACTATGCCTATTTGGTTGACAATCCTCGTGTTGCAACAGCATTCAAGGTCTTGGGAGATGTCCAGAGAAAGGTTTGGGTCTCTAGGTATGTGAAGAGTACCTTCCCTGAAGCCGAAGCATGA
- the LOC123097658 gene encoding non-specific lipid-transfer protein 2-like codes for MKYLAQLVVALLAFSAVVLMVAPAGAEAATCDALQLTPCAGAIVGNAAPTASCCSKMKEQQPCMCQYARDPNLKQYVDSPNGKKVMAACKVPVPSC; via the coding sequence ATGAAGTACTTGGCCCAGCTGGTGGTGGCGCTCCTGGCCTTCTCGGCGGTGGTGCTGATGGTGGCGCCGGCGGGCGCGGAGGCGGCGACCTGCGACGCGCTGCAGCTCACCCCGTGCGCGGGGGCCATCGTCGGGAACGCGGCGCCCACGGCGTCGTGCTGCAGCAAGATGAAGGAGCAGCAGCCATGCATGTGCCAGTACGCGCGCGACCCCAACCTCAAGCAGTACGTCGACTCCCCCAACGGCAAGAAGGTCATGGCCGCCTGCAAGGTGCCCGTGCCCTCCTGCTAA
- the LOC123143886 gene encoding uncharacterized protein isoform X2, producing MSCGGGGAGAGDGGLAEWQRIYDRVEELAAGRARLEARNRTQHEFWDARDKINHSRLHQAELSRSRWEVACRKLLPSDDPKLAELLQIDLEDSRTCEALLDTENSELLVQLKEDGTCVELNENTADHEHTSGDLVSELRKLKRTYETIYWNKDKEATEAVQKLQQKIEELQVAACKKDDEIGIVQAEASTCINK from the exons ATGagttgcggcggcggtggcgcgggggcGGGGGACGGCGGGCTGGCCGAGTGGCAGCGCATCTACGACCGGgtcgaggagctcgccgccggccgcgCGCGGCTGGAGGCGCGCAACAGGACCCAGCACGAGTTCTGGGACGCCCGCGACAAGATCAACCACTCCCGCCTCCACCAG GCGGAGCTGAGCAGAAGCAGGTGGGAGGTGGCCTGCAGGAAGCTGCTCCCTTCCGATGATCCCAAGCTCGCCG AACTGCTTCAGATTGATTTGGAGGATTCAAGAACTTGTGAAGCTCTTTTGGACACTGAAAACTCAGAACTGCTG GTACAACTAAAGGAAGATGGAACTTGTGTAGAGCTTAATGAAAACACTGCAGATCATGAGCACACTTCTGGAGATTTAGTATCAGAGCTAAGAAAGTTAAAGCGAACCTATGAGACCATATACTGGAACAAGGATAAGGAAGCCACTGAAGCAGTGCAAAAGCTTCAACAGAAGATAGAGGAGCTGCAAGTGGCAGCCTGTAAGAAGGATGATGAGATTGGAATAGTGCAAGCAGAAGCTTCTACTTGTATAAATAAGTGA
- the LOC123143886 gene encoding uncharacterized protein isoform X1 gives MVLKGKLDEMRSLDKDIDIQKFKVGQHETLERKIASLPNIQSKEAGNIVDIIQENVDHGAITGDLRAELRKLKQAYETLSSNKDKEISKLLEMKDFLLNQLMRMDKDNAELLQKKEVEAAHANEAAQKLQQNVEELQVSVRYKDDEIGRLRAEAGALKIKEVEAAQANEAAQKLQQNVEELQVSVRYKDDEIGRLRAEAGLLKIKEVEAAQANKAVQTL, from the exons ATGGTTCTAAAGGGTAAACTAGATGAAATGCGATCTTTGGATAAGGACATTGACATCCAAAAGTTCAAAGTTGGGCAACATGAGACTCTTGAACGCAAGATTGCCTCCTTACCAAAT ATACAATCAAAGGAAGCTGGAAATATTGTAGATATTATTCAAGAGAATGTGGACCATGGGGCTATCACAGGAGATTTAAGAGCGGAGCTCAGAAAACTGAAGCAAGCTTATGAGACCCTGAGCTCAAACAAGGATAAGGAAATTTCTAAATTACTTGAAATGAAGGATTTTCTTTTGAACCAACTGATGAGAATGGACAAGGATAATGCAGAGCTCCTTCAGAAAAAGGAAGTGGAGGCAGCACATGCTAACGAAGCAGCACAAAAGCTTCAGCAGAATGTAGAGGAGCTGCAAGTGTCAGTCCGATATAAGGATGATGAGATTGGCAGATTGCGAGCAGAAGCGGGGGCCCTAAAGATAAAGGAAGTGGAGGCAGCACAAGCGAACGAAGCAGCACAAAAGCTTCAGCAGAATGTAGAGGAGCTGCAAGTGTCAGTCCGATATAAGGATGATGAGATTGGCAGATTGCGAGCAGAAGCGGGGCTCCTGAAGATAAAGGAAGTGGAGGCAGCACAAGCTAACAAAGCAGTGCAAACGCTTTAG